A genome region from Arachis duranensis cultivar V14167 chromosome 6, aradu.V14167.gnm2.J7QH, whole genome shotgun sequence includes the following:
- the LOC107492290 gene encoding uncharacterized protein LOC107492290 produces the protein MAYNNSLLLIVTLSSLLLSGHAYRYTGMSIWFTNPAPAPAPGPVTAEPTDPVNDFFSGLNDNLNLDLGLNLEGDAKSKAQQIADFCNGIQNPDFCAETIAPFVKGKFDPIKALETQMNAALNHSLEVVAEIAKSLKDHATPKKAMAALSICKECYDNAVDAINESLELVNQDNAMMLSLNLQEPSTLFLKRLLMLLVNLFQSPW, from the coding sequence atGGCTTATAACAATAGCCTTCTCCTCATTGTGACACTCTCCTCTCTCCTCCTTTCAGGCCATGCCTATCGATACACAGGAATGTCAATCTGGTTCACTAATCCAGCCCCGGCCCCGGCCCCCGGCCCGGTCACCGCTGAACCCACCGATCCAGTTAACGACTTCTTCAGCGGCTTGAACGACAACCTCAACCTCGACCTTGGCCTCAACCTTGAAGGTGATGCAAAATCCAAGGCCCAGCAGATCGCGGATTTCTGCAATGGCATCCAGAACCCTGATTTCTGTGCCGAAACCATTGCACCATTCGTGAAGGGGAAATTCGATCCAATCAAGGCCCTTGAAACTCAGATGAACGCCGCCCTCAACCATTCGTTGGAGGTTGTGGCGGAAATCGCGAAATCACTGAAGGACCACGCCACCCCAAAGAAGGCAATGGCTGCTCTGTCCATCTGCAAGGAGTGCTACGACAATGCAGTAGATGCCATCAATGAATCTCTTGAGCTGGTGAACCAGGACAACGCGATGATGCTTTCGTTGAATCTCCAGGAGCCATCAACCCTATTTCTAAAGAGGCTATTAATGCTGCTAGTCAATTTATTTCAAAGTCCTTGGTGA